One genomic region from Anthonomus grandis grandis chromosome 1, icAntGran1.3, whole genome shotgun sequence encodes:
- the LOC126739803 gene encoding uncharacterized protein LOC126739803, producing the protein MAILSMHGIGKKRLENIQKSLKMKGVAPRDKRGTNVKKHSKSEKTIHAVVTHINLLKSRPSHYSTKKTSKKYLPEELNVKKMYGLYKEQNNPPVSHEFYRKIFNTRFNLSFGYPRSDTCSECDQFLANIKVLEIKLKTENGNEEEKKRTEAEIQKLGVLNRVHKAKAEKCYEKKRVSRQYASTKDDTEAIAMDFQKNLSLPNVTTNDVYYKRQLTFISFNIHELACNNAIFYIYNETIGGKGANEVVSMLNDYIFTKLKPSVLHLNIFCDSCAGQNKNFTVFRYLHYVVHVAKRLSSVTVIFPVRGHSYLQCNRDMSFVNQKIRAELPRDWVTELKTCRQKPTRFVVHDVDQTMLRKWSGYLDEIYKKKSPFASRPIRELRITLNHPRLI; encoded by the coding sequence ATGGCAATTCTGTCTATGCATGGGATAGGAAAGAAAAGActagaaaatattcaaaagtctTTGAAGATGAAGGGCGTTGCACCCCGTGACAAACGGGGAACTAATGTTAAGAAACATTCAAAATCAGAAAAGACAATTCACGCAGTGGTCACCCATATTAACTTACTTAAATCTCGACCAAGTCATTACAGTACCAAAAAGACAAGCAAAAAGTATTTACCAGAAGAGCTAAACGTTAAGAAAATGTACGGTTTATACAAGGAGCAAAACAATCCGCCCGTTTCGCAcgaattttacagaaaaatattcaatacaagatttaatttatcttttggATATCCACGTTCGGACACGTGCAGTGAATGTGATCAATTTTTGGCTAACATAAAAGTTCTGGAGATAAAATTAAAGACAGAAAATGGGAatgaagaagaaaagaaaagaacaGAAGCTGAAATACAAAAGTTAGGAGTTCTGAACAGAGTGCACAAAGCAAAAGCTGAGAAATGTTACGAGAAAAAACGAGTATCCAGGCAATATGCATCCACAAAGGATGACACAGAAGCTATTGCTATGGATTTTCAAAAGAATCTGAGCCTACCGAACGTGACGACAAACGACGTTTATTATAAACGTCAACTAAcgtttatttcatttaacatTCATGAATTGGCTTGCAATAATGccattttttacatatataatGAAACAATTGGGGGAAAGGGAGCGAATGAAGTTGTTTCCATGCTCAATGACTACATTTTTACGAAACTTAAGCCTAGTGTACTTCATCTGAACATATTCTGCGATTCCTGTGcgggacaaaataaaaattttacagtgTTTAGATACCTTCATTACGTCGTACATGTCGCCAAAAGGCTTTCTTCGGTCACAGTTATTTTTCCTGTCAGAGGACACTCATATCTTCAGTGTAATAGAGACATGAGTTTTGTTAACCAAAAAATTAGGGCAGAACTACCACGTGACTGGGTAACCGAATTGAAAACTTGTAGACAAAAACCCACTCGGTTTGTTGTACACGATGTTGATCAAACAATGCTAAGAAAGTGGTCAGGGTATTTagatgaaatttataaaaaaaaatccccgTTTGCTTCAAGACCAATAAGGGAACTTAGGATCACTCTGAACCATCCTCGTCTAATTTAA
- the LOC126739886 gene encoding nucleoside diphosphate kinase 6-like: protein MTNLQFTLAIIKPHIVKNPVSLDGIRNLIFGANFKIVKSQRTWISSKQAEYFYEEHKGKFFYNRLVTFMTSGESDLYVLAKENAIRDWRLLMGPTKVFKAQFEAPETIRGRFGLSDTRNATHGSDSPESALREIGIFFKDLDTVRSLL from the exons ATGACTAATTTGCAGTTTACCCTGGCCATAATAAAACCTCACATAGTAAAAAATCCGGTTTCTCTGGACGGCATACGTAATTTAATATTCGGCgcgaattttaaaatagttaaatcCCAAAGAACATGGATTTCATCTAAACAAGCCGAATACTTTTATGAAGAGCATAAGGGAAAGTTTTTCTATAATAGATTGGTAACGTTTATGACAAG TGGGGAATCAGACTTATATGTCCTAGCCAAAGAAAATGCAATCAGAGACTGGAGACTCCTGATGGGCCCAACAAAAGTATTTAAGGCCCAATTTGAGGCACCGGAGACCATCAGGGGCAGATTTGGCCTATCTGACACAAGAAATGCCACACATGGCTCTG ATTCACCAGAGTCTGCTCTGAGGgaaataggaatattttttaaggatttagATACTGTCAGGAGCCTTCTATGA